From Pseudorca crassidens isolate mPseCra1 chromosome 15, mPseCra1.hap1, whole genome shotgun sequence, one genomic window encodes:
- the PET117 gene encoding protein PET117 homolog, mitochondrial: MSGSSKVVLGLSVVLTAATVAGVHMKQRQDQQRLRDGVIRDIERQNRKKENIRLLGEQILLTEQLEAEREKMVLAKGSQKT, from the exons ATGTCGGGGAGCTCGAAGGTGGTGCTGGGCCTCTCGGTGGTGCTGACGGCGGCCACCGTGGCGGGCGTGCATATGAAGCAGCGGCAGGACCAGCAG agGCTTCGTGACGGAGTGATCAGAGACATTGAGAGGCAAAAtcggaaaaaagaaaatattcgtCTTTTGGGAGAACAGATTCTTCTGACTGAGCAACttgaagcagaaagagagaagatggTGTTGGCAAAAGGATCTCAAAAAACGTGA